The Citrifermentans bemidjiense Bem genome window below encodes:
- a CDS encoding TrpB-like pyridoxal phosphate-dependent enzyme → MNTKFMLDESRIPKQWYNIIPDMPGPLHPVVNPQTLKPVTPEDMSVIFPMSLIEQEMSTERWIDIPEDVREKYRLWRPAPLFRARRLEQALQTPAKIYYKYEGVSPAGSHKPNSAIPQAYYNKQAGIRRLATETGAGQWGSSLALACSMFGLECTIYMVKVSCTQKPYRKSMMQLWGATVIPSPSEFTNAGRSILAHDPNNLGSLGIAISEAVEDAATHDDTNYALGSVLNHVCLHQTVIGLEAKEQMELAGDYPDIVIACCGGGSNFAGLAFPFLSDRANGKKVRCLAVEPASCPTLTKGIYAFDYGDTAKLAPITKMYTLGHDFMPPGIHAGGLRYHGESALISQLYHAGEIEAKSYKQNACFEGALLFARSEGIVPAPESSHAVRAAIDEAVLAKEEGKEKTILFGLSGHGQLDMMAYDAYLSGALEDFEYPEEMIRQSLERLPKVSF, encoded by the coding sequence ATGAATACCAAGTTTATGCTCGATGAATCCCGCATCCCTAAACAGTGGTACAACATCATCCCCGACATGCCTGGGCCGCTGCATCCTGTCGTAAACCCGCAGACCCTGAAGCCGGTGACTCCGGAGGACATGAGCGTCATCTTCCCCATGTCGCTGATCGAGCAGGAGATGTCGACCGAGCGTTGGATCGATATTCCCGAAGACGTGCGCGAGAAATACCGGCTCTGGCGGCCGGCCCCGCTTTTCAGGGCCAGAAGGCTGGAGCAGGCGCTGCAGACCCCGGCGAAGATCTATTACAAGTACGAAGGGGTCTCGCCCGCCGGCTCTCATAAGCCGAACTCCGCCATCCCGCAGGCCTACTACAACAAGCAGGCGGGTATCCGCAGGCTCGCCACCGAGACCGGCGCGGGGCAATGGGGTAGCTCGCTGGCTCTGGCCTGCTCCATGTTCGGGCTGGAGTGCACCATCTATATGGTGAAGGTCTCCTGCACCCAGAAGCCGTACCGAAAGAGCATGATGCAGCTTTGGGGCGCGACGGTGATCCCGTCCCCCTCCGAGTTCACCAACGCGGGGCGCTCGATTCTGGCGCATGACCCGAACAACCTGGGAAGCCTCGGCATCGCCATCTCCGAGGCGGTAGAGGACGCGGCGACCCACGACGACACGAACTACGCGCTGGGGAGCGTCTTGAACCACGTCTGCCTGCACCAGACCGTGATCGGGCTGGAGGCGAAGGAGCAGATGGAGCTGGCCGGGGATTACCCGGACATCGTCATCGCCTGCTGCGGCGGCGGCTCCAACTTCGCCGGGCTCGCCTTCCCCTTCCTCTCCGACCGCGCCAACGGGAAAAAGGTGCGCTGCCTGGCAGTGGAGCCGGCTTCCTGCCCGACCCTGACCAAGGGGATTTACGCCTTCGATTACGGCGACACGGCGAAGCTCGCCCCCATCACCAAGATGTACACCCTGGGGCACGACTTCATGCCGCCGGGGATCCATGCCGGCGGGCTGCGTTACCACGGCGAGTCCGCGCTCATCTCCCAGCTCTACCACGCCGGAGAGATCGAGGCGAAGTCGTACAAGCAGAACGCCTGCTTCGAAGGGGCCCTGCTCTTCGCCAGGAGCGAGGGGATCGTTCCGGCGCCGGAATCCTCCCATGCGGTGCGCGCCGCCATCGACGAGGCGGTGCTGGCCAAGGAGGAAGGGAAGGAGAAGACCATCCTCTTCGGGCTTTCCGGCCACGGGCAGCTCGACATGATGGCTTACGACGCCTACCTCTCCGGCGCGCTCGAGGACTTCGAGTACCCCGAGGAGATGATCCGGCAATCGCTGGAGCGGCTGCCGAAGGTTTCCTTCTAG
- a CDS encoding 3-deoxy-7-phosphoheptulonate synthase — MIKTNNLKVKSITPIIAPTDLRQVFPISEKSGTCVSNSRAAITRILKGEDKRLMVVVGPCSIHDPKGALEYAEKLAALAKEVSEEMLLIMRVYFEKPRTTIGWKGLINDPDMNGTHQISKGLGIARSLLCKITEMGLPVATEMLDPITPEYLADLLSWGAIGARTTESQTHREMASGLSFAIGFKNGTDGNLQIAIDAMKAALHSHSFLGINRDGLTSIIQTTGNPDVHMVLRGGSKKPNYSPEDIAKSEEMIAKAGLTPTMMVDCSHGNSEKKYERQPEVMKSVIEQIAAGNRSISGVMIESYLKEGNQPMPKDGDPSSLTYGVSITDSCISWETTEATLREAHRRLKACGGRKIS, encoded by the coding sequence ATGATCAAGACCAACAATCTCAAGGTAAAAAGCATCACTCCGATCATTGCACCTACCGATCTCAGACAAGTCTTCCCCATTTCCGAGAAATCCGGGACCTGCGTGAGCAACAGCCGCGCGGCCATCACCAGGATCTTGAAGGGAGAGGACAAGCGGCTCATGGTGGTCGTCGGCCCCTGCTCCATTCACGACCCCAAGGGAGCCCTGGAGTACGCCGAGAAGCTCGCGGCGCTCGCCAAGGAGGTCTCCGAGGAAATGCTGCTGATCATGCGCGTGTACTTCGAGAAGCCGCGCACCACCATCGGGTGGAAGGGGCTCATCAACGACCCGGACATGAACGGCACCCACCAGATCTCCAAGGGGCTTGGCATCGCCCGCAGCCTTCTCTGCAAGATCACCGAGATGGGGCTGCCGGTCGCGACCGAGATGCTCGACCCGATCACCCCCGAGTACCTGGCCGATCTCCTCTCCTGGGGCGCCATCGGGGCCCGCACCACCGAATCACAGACCCACCGCGAGATGGCAAGCGGCCTCTCCTTCGCGATAGGGTTTAAAAACGGCACCGACGGGAACCTCCAGATCGCCATCGACGCCATGAAGGCAGCGCTTCATTCACACAGTTTCCTCGGCATCAACCGCGACGGCCTGACCTCCATCATCCAGACCACCGGCAACCCCGACGTGCACATGGTCCTGCGCGGCGGGAGCAAGAAGCCGAACTACTCCCCGGAGGACATCGCCAAATCCGAGGAGATGATCGCCAAGGCGGGCCTGACCCCGACCATGATGGTCGATTGCAGCCACGGCAACTCCGAGAAGAAGTACGAGCGGCAGCCCGAGGTGATGAAGAGCGTGATCGAACAGATCGCCGCCGGCAACCGCAGCATCTCCGGCGTGATGATCGAGAGCTATCTGAAGGAAGGGAACCAGCCGATGCCGAAAGACGGCGATCCCTCCTCCTTGACCTACGGCGTATCGATCACCGACAGCTGCATCAGCTGGGAGACCACCGAGGCCACCCTGCGCGAAGCCCACCGCAGATTGAAAGCATGCGGCGGCAGGAAGATTTCTTAG
- a CDS encoding isochorismatase family protein, whose translation MQRRGALLVVDAQVDFCPGGALPVPRGDQVIHALNRYLDLFKRRSAPIFASRDWHPKQSKHFKENGGEWPAHCVQGTLGAEFHPALVLPSDTIVISKGMASWDDGYSAMQGVTENGTPFTMLLRHMELDRLYVGGLATDFCVRQTVLEALKAGFDVTLLTDAVGGVDLRPGDSERAVAEMIHSGADVTTLASIGTAVAWDGAPQRQQGSG comes from the coding sequence ATGCAACGAAGAGGAGCACTTCTTGTTGTCGACGCGCAGGTGGATTTCTGTCCGGGCGGGGCGCTCCCCGTCCCCCGGGGCGACCAGGTGATCCACGCACTGAACCGGTACCTGGATCTGTTCAAGCGCAGGAGCGCGCCCATCTTCGCCTCGCGCGACTGGCATCCGAAGCAGAGCAAGCACTTCAAGGAAAACGGCGGAGAATGGCCCGCCCACTGCGTCCAGGGAACCCTCGGCGCCGAATTCCACCCGGCACTCGTACTTCCAAGCGACACCATCGTCATCTCCAAGGGGATGGCCTCCTGGGACGACGGATACTCGGCCATGCAGGGGGTAACCGAGAACGGCACCCCCTTCACCATGCTGCTGCGGCACATGGAGCTGGACCGGCTCTACGTCGGGGGGCTCGCCACCGATTTCTGCGTGAGACAGACGGTGCTCGAAGCCTTGAAAGCGGGATTCGACGTCACCCTCCTGACCGATGCCGTAGGGGGGGTCGACCTCAGGCCGGGGGATTCTGAGCGGGCCGTGGCAGAGATGATCCACTCCGGCGCCGACGTCACCACCCTCGCCTCCATCGGCACCGCGGTGGCGTGGGATGGGGCGCCGCAGCGGCAGCAGGGAAGCGGATAG
- the serA gene encoding phosphoglycerate dehydrogenase, with translation MKIIVTDEVAQEGLALLQRDPRVQMDIKLGLKKEELYSIIGDYDVIITRSGTTVDKPLLDAATNLKMVARAGVGVDNVDVDYASAKGVIVVNAPFGNTNSAAEHAMALLLSFCRNITKANSSLKGGAWKRAPFTGYELKGRTAGVIGLGKVGGRVATRLKAFECEVLACDPYIAEKRAHDLGVKLVSLDEIVRVCDIITVHTPLTAETSNMIGKKELAAMKEGVIVINAARGGIINEEAMLEALDSGKVTGAAFDVWSQEPPDTDTLKKLIGHEKMVVTPHLGANTFEAQVNVAVDVSREIIHYLDEQPLENAINIPRFDAALMGQMRPYLNLMNVLSDFVIQLVDTNLNKITFTYTGNLAQYDCTPITVLGLASLLNRRVEQDVNMVNAQLVADNMGIVVEEVKSNQAEAFSNMITIAIEGPGEKRLISGTLFEGIPRIVKLRDYQMDFRPEEHMLLMAYGDRPGIIGKIGTILGTHEINIASMNLGRREKKGEAMVILSLDSAVTPEVVEEVRGATDATFVKPLYLVTAK, from the coding sequence ATGAAGATTATCGTAACCGATGAAGTGGCTCAGGAAGGACTGGCACTTTTGCAGCGCGACCCGCGCGTGCAGATGGACATCAAGCTGGGACTGAAGAAGGAAGAGCTTTACTCGATCATTGGTGATTACGACGTTATCATCACCAGAAGCGGCACCACCGTGGACAAGCCCCTGCTTGACGCAGCGACCAACCTGAAAATGGTGGCGCGCGCCGGCGTCGGCGTCGACAACGTGGATGTCGACTATGCCTCCGCCAAGGGCGTCATCGTCGTCAATGCACCTTTCGGCAACACCAACAGCGCGGCGGAACACGCCATGGCGCTGCTGCTTTCCTTCTGCCGCAATATCACCAAGGCTAACTCGTCCCTCAAAGGTGGCGCCTGGAAGCGTGCCCCCTTCACCGGCTACGAACTTAAAGGGCGCACCGCCGGCGTCATCGGTCTGGGCAAGGTAGGGGGAAGGGTGGCTACCCGCCTCAAGGCCTTCGAGTGCGAAGTGCTCGCCTGCGACCCGTACATCGCAGAGAAAAGGGCGCACGACCTCGGCGTCAAGCTGGTTTCGCTGGATGAAATCGTCCGCGTCTGCGACATCATCACCGTCCACACCCCGCTCACCGCGGAGACCAGCAACATGATCGGCAAGAAAGAGCTCGCCGCCATGAAGGAAGGGGTCATCGTCATCAACGCGGCGCGCGGCGGCATCATCAACGAGGAGGCGATGCTGGAGGCGCTCGATTCCGGCAAGGTAACCGGCGCAGCCTTCGACGTCTGGAGCCAGGAGCCCCCCGACACCGATACCCTGAAAAAGCTGATCGGGCACGAGAAGATGGTGGTCACGCCGCACCTGGGCGCCAACACCTTCGAAGCGCAGGTGAACGTGGCGGTGGACGTCTCCCGTGAGATCATCCACTACCTGGACGAGCAGCCGCTGGAGAACGCCATCAACATCCCGAGGTTCGACGCAGCCCTCATGGGGCAGATGCGTCCTTACCTGAACCTGATGAACGTCCTGTCCGATTTCGTCATCCAGTTGGTGGACACCAACCTGAACAAGATCACCTTCACCTATACCGGCAACCTCGCCCAGTACGACTGCACGCCGATCACCGTCCTTGGTCTCGCGTCGCTTCTGAACCGCAGGGTCGAGCAGGACGTGAACATGGTCAACGCGCAGCTTGTCGCGGACAACATGGGGATCGTCGTGGAAGAGGTGAAGTCCAACCAGGCCGAGGCCTTCTCCAACATGATCACCATCGCCATCGAGGGCCCCGGCGAAAAGAGGCTCATCAGCGGTACCTTGTTCGAAGGGATTCCGCGCATCGTCAAGCTGCGCGACTACCAGATGGACTTCCGCCCCGAAGAGCACATGCTGCTCATGGCTTACGGCGACCGTCCGGGCATCATCGGCAAGATCGGCACCATCCTGGGCACCCATGAGATCAACATCGCCTCGATGAACCTGGGGCGTCGCGAGAAGAAAGGGGAGGCGATGGTCATCCTCTCCCTCGATTCCGCCGTGACCCCGGAAGTCGTGGAAGAGGTGCGAGGCGCCACCGATGCGACCTTCGTCAAACCGCTCTACCTGGTGACCGCGAAGTAG
- a CDS encoding tetratricopeptide repeat protein → MRQATGTYVMLLLVAGLATGDLDPKPQRQPIDQEEYLEADDWFEAGVLMNSEGRYGEAAEAFSKSIALSPGNAVSWLNLGTAQALTADYPRAIESLKRSIALDPKLALAFSNLGEVCFRIYRYEEAVEAYTYLLELWPGNANALYKLGLSHLFLNQWGKAQAEYLTLKLVDPELAEKLKNAIIQSSSD, encoded by the coding sequence ATGAGACAAGCAACCGGGACATACGTCATGCTGCTCTTGGTGGCCGGACTGGCAACGGGAGATCTAGACCCGAAACCGCAACGGCAGCCGATCGACCAGGAGGAATACCTGGAGGCGGACGACTGGTTCGAAGCGGGGGTACTCATGAACAGCGAGGGGCGCTACGGCGAAGCGGCCGAGGCCTTCAGCAAAAGCATCGCCCTTTCTCCCGGGAACGCCGTCTCCTGGCTCAACTTGGGGACCGCCCAAGCGCTTACCGCGGACTACCCTCGCGCCATCGAATCCCTCAAAAGATCAATAGCACTGGATCCAAAGCTAGCCCTCGCCTTTTCCAATTTAGGGGAAGTCTGTTTCAGGATCTACCGCTATGAGGAAGCCGTCGAAGCTTACACTTACCTGCTGGAGTTATGGCCCGGCAATGCCAATGCCCTCTATAAGCTGGGACTGTCACATCTGTTTCTGAACCAGTGGGGGAAAGCACAGGCCGAGTACCTCACACTGAAACTTGTCGACCCGGAACTGGCAGAAAAGTTGAAAAACGCTATTATCCAGAGTAGTAGTGATTAG
- a CDS encoding NAD-dependent epimerase/dehydratase family protein translates to MEQLLIVGCGAIGRRVAALALARGMKVSSFRRNEEEVAGATTYTGNLDQPATLAGLPVKGAGVIYLAPPPGGGNEDTRMRNFLASIAPGQEPEKMVYISTSAVYGDCGTATVTEESEANPQTSRGKRRLHAERLLSDWGRERHVPVVILRVTAIYAADRLPVTQLTTGQPVLREEESLPSNRIHADDLSRICLAALERGKDGAIFNVSDGQSTTMTSYFNAAADRLGLPRPRQVAMEEARRVMSPLMISYFSEGRVVSNRKMIEELGIELLYPDLESGLKG, encoded by the coding sequence ATGGAACAACTGCTGATAGTCGGTTGCGGCGCCATTGGGCGACGGGTCGCAGCGCTGGCGCTTGCGCGGGGGATGAAGGTCTCCAGCTTCAGAAGGAACGAAGAAGAGGTTGCAGGCGCGACCACATACACCGGAAACCTGGACCAGCCGGCGACGCTTGCGGGACTGCCGGTCAAAGGTGCTGGGGTTATCTACCTCGCGCCCCCTCCGGGTGGAGGCAACGAGGATACTAGGATGCGCAACTTCTTGGCCTCCATCGCCCCCGGGCAAGAGCCCGAAAAAATGGTCTACATATCGACCAGCGCGGTCTACGGGGACTGCGGCACCGCGACGGTCACCGAGGAGAGTGAGGCCAACCCGCAGACCAGCAGGGGAAAGCGCCGGCTGCACGCCGAGCGCCTGCTAAGCGACTGGGGGAGGGAGCGCCACGTTCCCGTTGTGATCCTCAGGGTAACTGCCATTTATGCTGCGGACCGCCTCCCCGTCACCCAGCTCACCACCGGGCAGCCGGTGCTGCGCGAGGAGGAATCGCTTCCCAGCAATAGAATCCATGCCGACGACCTGTCGCGGATCTGCCTCGCCGCCCTGGAGCGGGGGAAAGACGGGGCAATCTTCAACGTGAGCGACGGCCAGTCCACCACCATGACCAGCTATTTCAACGCCGCCGCCGATCGGCTCGGGCTCCCGAGGCCGCGCCAGGTGGCCATGGAGGAGGCGCGCCGGGTGATGAGCCCGCTCATGATCTCCTACTTCTCCGAGGGGAGGGTGGTGTCGAACCGCAAAATGATTGAGGAGCTGGGGATAGAGCTCCTCTACCCTGACCTCGAGTCGGGGCTCAAGGGGTAG
- a CDS encoding phosphoribosylanthranilate isomerase, with amino-acid sequence MTKVKICGITTLEDALMAVEAGADALGFVFFEKSPRYIGPEAAARIIRELPPFVQVVGLFVNAELDFVNRTADTCGLDLVQLHGEESPAYCGLVRRRVMKAFRVRGAESLAALADYKVSAYLLDAYSPASHGGTGERFDWDHAVAAKGQGRIVLAGGLDPDNVAQAVAKVAPYAVDVSSGVELSPGRKDPEKVRRLIAEAKKIALI; translated from the coding sequence ATGACAAAGGTGAAGATCTGTGGCATAACAACGCTTGAGGATGCTCTCATGGCAGTCGAGGCCGGGGCCGACGCCCTTGGGTTCGTCTTCTTCGAGAAGTCGCCGCGCTATATCGGGCCTGAAGCGGCCGCCCGGATCATCCGGGAGCTTCCCCCCTTCGTCCAGGTGGTGGGGCTCTTCGTCAACGCCGAACTCGATTTCGTCAACCGTACCGCAGACACCTGCGGCCTCGATCTGGTCCAGCTGCACGGCGAGGAGAGCCCGGCATACTGCGGGCTTGTGCGCCGGAGGGTGATGAAGGCGTTCCGGGTGCGCGGCGCCGAGAGCCTTGCCGCACTTGCCGACTACAAGGTTTCGGCCTATCTGCTCGACGCCTACTCCCCGGCTTCACACGGCGGGACCGGCGAGCGCTTCGACTGGGATCACGCCGTAGCCGCCAAAGGGCAGGGTAGGATAGTCCTGGCAGGGGGGCTCGATCCCGACAACGTCGCCCAGGCGGTGGCAAAGGTCGCCCCCTATGCGGTCGACGTCTCCAGCGGCGTGGAGCTTTCCCCCGGCCGCAAGGACCCCGAGAAAGTCAGGCGTCTCATTGCCGAAGCCAAGAAGATCGCCTTAATTTAA
- a CDS encoding Hsp20/alpha crystallin family protein → MLEKERDILRRDDRPQSERRQLERESEKGELHGRHSTSPMAQMERMFDEVFKKPFFSLWSQRMAGGEMEELYLPVDVFEEGDSVVVKAEIPGIRKEDIDVQLSPDSITISGKKSKAERTEQKDFYRVERSYGSFMRTCRLPVETITDTARASFKDGVLEVRILKSEAATQRVKKLNVE, encoded by the coding sequence ATGCTCGAAAAAGAACGGGATATTTTGAGACGCGACGACCGGCCGCAAAGCGAAAGACGGCAGTTAGAGCGCGAGAGTGAGAAGGGCGAACTGCATGGGCGGCACTCCACCTCCCCCATGGCGCAGATGGAGCGGATGTTCGACGAGGTTTTCAAGAAGCCTTTCTTCTCTCTCTGGTCGCAGAGGATGGCTGGAGGGGAGATGGAGGAGCTCTACCTGCCGGTGGATGTCTTTGAGGAAGGGGACTCCGTGGTGGTCAAGGCAGAGATCCCGGGAATCCGCAAGGAAGACATTGACGTGCAGCTTTCCCCCGACAGCATCACCATCTCGGGGAAGAAGAGCAAGGCCGAGCGGACCGAACAGAAGGATTTCTACCGGGTAGAGCGCTCCTACGGCTCGTTCATGAGAACATGCAGGCTTCCGGTGGAAACCATCACCGACACTGCGCGTGCAAGCTTCAAGGACGGCGTCTTGGAGGTGCGGATACTGAAGAGCGAGGCGGCGACCCAGAGGGTCAAGAAACTGAACGTGGAATGA
- a CDS encoding nicotinate phosphoribosyltransferase — MRYSPLLTDLYELTMLAGYLDQGMQEHRAVFDLFFRTPPFNGSYAVFAGLENALCYLEELRFNEEELSYLDGLKIFRPAFLSYLETFRFRGSVTAPAEGSVVFSREPLLTVEGSLAEAQFVETALLNIINFQTLVATKGARITLAAAGGTVLEFGLRRAQGPDGGLSEARAAYIGGVRSTSNVMAGKCYGIPVRGTHAHSWIMAFPDELTAFRHYAGTFPDSCILLIDTYDTLKSGLPNALTVARELKAKGHDLVGVRIDSGDLAYLSRQVRAAFDAAGFPGVKIVGSNELDEYVIESIRSEGGKIDIYGVGTRLATCAGEGGGALGGVYKLVRIGEEPKLKLTSDLSKATLPDRKKVLRAVAPDGSYIQDVITLKDEELQPGALVFDPANPLQHIRLPANARLVEVRSQVMHEGVRCAPSPTLDDCADRAARELTLLPQGCHRLVNPHLYKVSMSQGLNTLRLKLMSRIQNRYAAGEADGDTA; from the coding sequence ATGCGCTATTCACCGCTGCTCACCGACCTTTACGAGTTGACCATGCTGGCAGGTTACCTGGACCAAGGGATGCAAGAGCATCGCGCCGTCTTCGACCTGTTTTTCCGCACCCCCCCTTTCAACGGAAGCTACGCCGTCTTCGCCGGTCTGGAAAACGCGCTTTGCTACCTGGAGGAGCTCCGCTTCAACGAGGAGGAGTTGAGCTACCTGGACGGGCTCAAGATCTTCCGCCCCGCATTTTTGTCGTACCTGGAAACCTTCCGGTTCCGGGGGAGCGTCACCGCCCCGGCCGAGGGGAGCGTAGTCTTCTCACGCGAACCGCTCCTTACGGTGGAGGGGAGCCTCGCCGAGGCGCAGTTCGTCGAGACGGCGCTCCTGAACATCATCAATTTTCAGACGCTAGTCGCCACCAAGGGAGCAAGAATCACCCTCGCCGCGGCAGGCGGCACCGTGCTCGAGTTCGGGCTGCGCCGCGCCCAGGGCCCGGACGGGGGGCTTTCCGAGGCGCGGGCCGCCTACATCGGCGGCGTGCGCTCCACCAGCAACGTCATGGCCGGCAAGTGCTACGGCATCCCGGTCCGGGGAACCCATGCCCACAGCTGGATCATGGCGTTCCCCGACGAGCTTACCGCCTTCCGCCACTACGCCGGCACCTTCCCAGATTCCTGCATCCTCTTGATAGACACTTACGACACCCTTAAAAGCGGCCTTCCCAACGCGCTCACCGTCGCCCGCGAGCTGAAGGCAAAAGGGCACGACCTGGTAGGGGTGAGGATAGATTCAGGCGACCTCGCCTACCTCTCGCGCCAGGTTCGCGCCGCTTTCGACGCGGCCGGTTTTCCCGGGGTGAAGATAGTCGGCTCCAACGAGCTCGACGAGTACGTGATCGAGTCGATCCGCAGCGAAGGGGGAAAGATCGACATCTACGGCGTCGGGACCCGGCTCGCCACCTGCGCGGGCGAAGGGGGGGGGGCTCTCGGCGGAGTCTACAAGCTGGTCCGGATAGGGGAGGAGCCCAAGCTGAAGCTGACCAGCGACCTGTCCAAGGCGACGCTTCCCGACCGGAAAAAAGTGCTGCGAGCCGTGGCGCCGGACGGCTCCTACATACAGGACGTCATTACCCTGAAAGACGAGGAGCTGCAGCCGGGCGCACTGGTGTTCGATCCGGCCAACCCATTGCAGCATATCCGCCTCCCGGCGAACGCGAGGCTCGTGGAGGTGAGAAGCCAGGTAATGCACGAGGGGGTAAGGTGCGCCCCCTCCCCCACCCTGGACGACTGCGCCGACCGCGCAGCGCGCGAACTGACCCTGCTCCCGCAGGGGTGTCACCGGCTGGTCAACCCGCACCTCTACAAGGTATCCATGAGCCAGGGGCTGAACACCCTGCGGCTCAAACTCATGTCCCGGATTCAGAACCGGTATGCGGCGGGTGAAGCAGACGGGGATACGGCATAG
- the trpC gene encoding indole-3-glycerol phosphate synthase TrpC: protein MTQLPDVLKKIVDYKQGEVAAMKAEVPLNEIMDRLAELEDHPRGFQAALINSLSSGWTPIIAEVKKGSPSKGLIRPDFDPLQIARTYQENGATCLSILTDEHFFMGHLSYLAAIREEVSLPLLRKDFIFDPYQIYQARAAGADAILLIAAMLDLPQLRDFAALAQELSMDVLLEVHDEKELETALQTDCSMIGINNRDLRSFVVDIRTSERLAALVPQGRLVVAESGINRREEIVHLMSMGLHAFLIGESLMREDDFGAKLRELVG from the coding sequence ATGACGCAGCTCCCCGATGTGCTGAAAAAAATAGTCGATTACAAGCAGGGCGAAGTCGCGGCCATGAAGGCGGAAGTGCCGCTGAACGAAATCATGGACCGGCTCGCCGAACTGGAAGACCACCCCCGGGGGTTCCAGGCAGCGCTCATCAACTCGCTCTCCTCGGGATGGACCCCCATCATCGCGGAGGTGAAGAAGGGGTCCCCGTCCAAGGGGCTGATCAGGCCCGACTTCGACCCGCTGCAGATAGCCCGGACCTACCAGGAAAACGGCGCCACCTGCCTCTCCATCCTCACCGACGAGCATTTCTTCATGGGGCACCTGAGCTACTTGGCCGCCATCCGCGAAGAGGTTTCGCTCCCGCTTCTGCGCAAGGACTTCATCTTCGACCCCTATCAGATCTACCAGGCCCGCGCCGCCGGGGCCGACGCCATCCTCCTCATCGCCGCCATGCTGGATCTCCCCCAGTTGCGGGACTTCGCCGCGCTGGCCCAGGAGCTCTCCATGGACGTGCTCCTGGAGGTGCATGACGAGAAGGAGCTGGAGACGGCCCTGCAGACCGACTGCAGCATGATCGGCATCAACAACCGCGATCTAAGGAGCTTCGTGGTCGACATCCGCACCTCGGAGCGTCTGGCCGCGCTGGTGCCGCAGGGGCGCCTGGTGGTAGCGGAAAGCGGCATCAACAGGCGCGAGGAGATCGTGCACCTCATGTCGATGGGGCTGCACGCCTTTCTCATCGGCGAGTCGCTGATGCGCGAGGACGACTTCGGCGCGAAGCTGCGCGAACTGGTGGGTTAA